The genomic window GCGATGGGCGGAGCAGAACCGGCCCGTCAGGCAGTCGTAGATCCAGCCGGACTGAGTGAACCCGCCTTCAGCGCGGGCGACGAGGACGCCGAACGGGCCGTGGCCGTTGGCGAAATTGCGCGTCCCGTCGACCGGATCGACGATCCAGCATGGCTGGTCGAGCCGGTCTAGCACCGAAGGGTCTTCATGCGCCGCCTCCTCACCGACGAAGGCGATCGTGCCATCGATGCGCGCCAGTCCTTCGCGCAGGAGCTTTTCGGATTCGCGGTCGGCGATGGTGACGGGATCGTTGCCGCCCTTGTCCTCGACTTCGCCCGCCGAAAGATTGCGAAAGCGCGGCAGGATTGCCGTTTCCGACACCTTCCGCAGCAGGGCGAGTATCTCGGCGTCGAGCGCACTCAAGAACGGTAATCCGCGTTGATATCGATATATCCGTGCGTCAGGTCGCAGGTCCACACGGTCGCACGGCCTGCGCCAAGGCCAAGGTCCACGTCGATGCGGATGTCCTGCCCTTCGAGGTGGCGGGCCACCGGAGCCTCGTCGTAATCGGGCAGGGGCTGGCCGTCGCGCGCGGCCCAGGTGCCACCGAAACCGATGGAGAGACTGTCGCGGTCGGCGGGTTCGCCTGCCTTGCCTACCGCCATGACCACACGGCCCCAATTGGCATCGCCGCCGGCAATCGCGGTCTTCACGAGCGGCGAGTTGGCGATGGACATGGCGATCTTGCGCGCGCTCGCATCGTCGGTTGCGCCGGTCACCGCGATCTCGATGAACTTCTGCGCGCCTTCGCCGTCGCGAACGACAAGCTGTGCAAGTTCGCGGCACACTTCGAGGAGCGCGGAATAGAAAGCGTCCGCGCCGGCGCTTTCCCAGCCGGAAAGAACCGGATTGCCAGCCTTCCCCGTAGCGAAGAGCATCACCGTGTCGCTGGTCGAAGTGTCGCCATCCACCGTGATGCAGGAAAACGTCTCGCTGCTCGCGCGCGAAAGCATCTGCTGGAGGAAGGCCGGTTCCACCGCCGCATCGGTGAAGATGTAGCCGAGCATGGTCGCCATGTCGGGCGCGATCATGCCGCTGCCCTTGATGATGCCGCACAGCTCGACCCGCGTACCCCCGACCAGCGCCGATGCATGCGCGCCCTTGGTGAAGGTATCGGTCGTGCCGATGGCGCTCGCCGCCTCTTCCCAACTGCACGGCTGCGCTTCGAGGGCGGCGGCCACGCCTGCGCGCGCCTTGCCCTTGGGCAGCGGAACGCCGATCACGCCGGTCGAGGACACGAAGACCTGTTCCGCCGGGCAGCCGAGCGCTTCGGAAACCTGCTCCATGATCTGCACCACCGCCTCGCGCCCG from Qipengyuania gaetbuli includes these protein-coding regions:
- a CDS encoding inositol monophosphatase family protein, translated to MSALDAEILALLRKVSETAILPRFRNLSAGEVEDKGGNDPVTIADRESEKLLREGLARIDGTIAFVGEEAAHEDPSVLDRLDQPCWIVDPVDGTRNFANGHGPFGVLVARAEGGFTQSGWIYDCLTGRFCSAHRGKGAFVDGERVTAKGTGRTPPVAAISLVYMEEARREATKRHIEPAYALVDIPYCAAEQYPRLALGENDVSIFERTLAWDHAAGVLWLEEAGGKAARPDGSPYRVDEHRRTGLLGASSPTLWDELAALYAHL
- the argJ gene encoding bifunctional glutamate N-acetyltransferase/amino-acid acetyltransferase ArgJ, with translation MDLTPSPLAKPFPAMPAIDGAVLRVARARYKEWDRADLTFAELAEGTSVAGVFTKSACASSEVELGRENVANGHARALVVNAGNSNAFTGYRGREAVVQIMEQVSEALGCPAEQVFVSSTGVIGVPLPKGKARAGVAAALEAQPCSWEEAASAIGTTDTFTKGAHASALVGGTRVELCGIIKGSGMIAPDMATMLGYIFTDAAVEPAFLQQMLSRASSETFSCITVDGDTSTSDTVMLFATGKAGNPVLSGWESAGADAFYSALLEVCRELAQLVVRDGEGAQKFIEIAVTGATDDASARKIAMSIANSPLVKTAIAGGDANWGRVVMAVGKAGEPADRDSLSIGFGGTWAARDGQPLPDYDEAPVARHLEGQDIRIDVDLGLGAGRATVWTCDLTHGYIDINADYRS